A portion of the Aphelocoma coerulescens isolate FSJ_1873_10779 chromosome 11, UR_Acoe_1.0, whole genome shotgun sequence genome contains these proteins:
- the CAPNS2 gene encoding calpain small subunit 2, whose product MVKSKHADKLCFAHAQVRHKTASESYRSTGSLRNSLQKIFTMFLAKALLSGGSGSSRGGSLARGLGGLLTGGGGGGNIGGLVGGLVNLISEAAAQYNPEPPPPPRNHFTNVEAQESDEIRQFRRLFAHLAGDDMEVCATELRDILNKVLSRHQDLKTDGFSLDTCRSMVAVMDCDANGKLGFEEFKYLWNNIKKWQCVYKQYDTDQSGTVGRAQLPNALKAAGFHLNEQLCRVIVRRYAAEDGSMDFNSFISCLVRMDSMFRAFKSLDRDGSGRIKVTLEDWLQLTMYS is encoded by the coding sequence ATGGTGAAGTCTAAGCATGCAGATAAGCTGTGTTTTGCCCACGCCCAAGTCAGACACAAAACAGCTTCGGAGAGCTACAGAAGCACTGGATCTCTGAGGAACTCTCTTCAAAAAATCTTCACCATGTTCCTTGCTAAAGCTTTGCTGAGCGGAGGAAGTGGTAGCAGTCGTGGAGGGAGCCTTGCACGTGGGCTTGGAGGTCTCCTAAcaggaggtggaggtggagggAATATTGGAGGACTTGTTGGAGGTCTCGTCAACCTTATAagtgaagcagcagctcagtaTAATCCAGAGCCACCTCCACCTCCTCGCAATCATTTTACAAATGTAGAAGCTCAGGAGAGTGATGAGATCAGACAGTTTCGGCGCCTGTTTGCCCACCTGGCTGGAGATGATATGGAAGTGTGTGCCACAGAGCTAAGGGACATCCTGAACAAAGTCCTTTCCAGACACCAAGACTTGAAGACGGATGGCTTCAGCTTAGACACCTGCCGTAGCATGGTCGCCGTCATGGACTGCGATGCAAACGGCAAACTGGGCTTTGAAGAGTTCAAGTATCTGTGGAACAACATCAAGAAGTGGCAATGTGTGTACAAGCAGTACGATACTGATCAGTCAGGTACTGTTGGGAGAGCTCAGCTGCCAAATGCCTTGAAGGCTGCGGGGTTCCACCTGAACGAGCAGCTGTGCCGGGTGATTGTGCGCAGATACGCCGCCGAGGACGGCAGCATGGATTTCAACAGCTTCATTAGCTGCCTGGTGCGGATGGACAGCATGTTCCGCGCCTTCAAGTCCCTGGACCGAGATGGAAGCGGCCGTATCAAAGTGACCCTTGAAGACTGGCTGCAGCTGACCATGTATTCGTGA